The following are encoded in a window of Legionella adelaidensis genomic DNA:
- a CDS encoding class I SAM-dependent methyltransferase, protein MLNHTPEKDSGTEFDAYSEVYSDEINEALAFAGQSHEFYTKVKAEYLTEILKNESFSSDKISVLDVGCGHGLIHPFLLAKNQPVNLSGVDVAASVIKIASAMNTQVSYQVYDGYNLPYKDNSFDMAYAICVMHHVPPDQWVSFLREVKRVVKPNGLVVIFEHNPLNPITVKIVKECPLDENATLIRCKKMNKLLKEAGLVTIKSAYILFTPFDKSFFRKIDRQLRWLPLGAQYFTVSRKPLNTKSFLK, encoded by the coding sequence ATGCTAAACCATACACCTGAAAAAGACTCTGGCACCGAATTTGACGCATACTCAGAGGTTTATTCTGATGAAATTAATGAAGCGTTGGCCTTTGCGGGACAATCTCACGAATTTTATACGAAGGTTAAAGCGGAATATCTTACTGAGATTTTAAAAAATGAAAGCTTTTCTTCGGATAAAATTAGCGTTTTAGATGTAGGGTGTGGGCATGGTTTAATCCATCCTTTCCTTTTAGCTAAAAATCAACCAGTAAATCTCTCCGGGGTGGACGTGGCTGCTTCTGTGATAAAAATTGCCAGCGCAATGAATACACAAGTTAGCTACCAGGTTTATGATGGTTATAACTTGCCTTATAAGGATAATTCTTTTGACATGGCGTATGCTATTTGTGTAATGCATCACGTACCGCCTGACCAATGGGTGAGCTTTTTAAGAGAGGTAAAAAGGGTGGTAAAGCCCAATGGTTTAGTTGTGATTTTTGAGCATAACCCATTAAACCCGATTACTGTAAAAATTGTAAAAGAATGCCCTTTAGATGAGAATGCTACCTTAATTAGATGCAAAAAAATGAACAAATTACTTAAAGAGGCGGGATTGGTTACTATAAAAAGTGCCTATATTTTGTTCACTCCTTTTGATAAATCTTTTTTCAGGAAAATTGATCGCCAGTTACGTTGGCTTCCTCTGGGTGCACAATATTTTACGGTTTCACGAAAACCCTTAAACACAAAATCTTTTCTAAAGTGA